The Theileria orientalis strain Shintoku DNA, chromosome 2, complete genome genome has a window encoding:
- a CDS encoding cargo protein, with protein MNILSFPHLYNLFILLFARFILNSLSAYIDATTYIAPYRQFCLTELVGKDMFVHISFNFIDLRQEEAFAAYIIEEGAGKYIYNEGTIKNEVSVSFTSIEGPSVIFCVRSPHSGGHLNFSIKFGADARDYSIIAKSTHLDPVDARIQNVLDELSSFHKAQLIGASFIDKTSERAIQTYHLLARFAIANSVFMIFSTMCYIFYFRHFFKSKKLI; from the coding sequence ATGAATATACTATCATTTCCTCActtgtataatttatttatcttacTTTTCGCCaggtttattttaaattcgcTTTCTGCTTACATAGATGCGACCACTTATATTGCTCCTTACAGACAGTTCTGTTTGACTGAGCTGGTCGGCAAGGATATGTTTGTTCACATTTCCTTCAACTTTATTGATCTTAGACAAGAGGAGGCCTTTGCTGCTTACATCATTGAGGAGGGCGCCGGCAAGTACATTTACAACGAAGGTACCATAAAGAACGAGGTTTCGGTCTCTTTCACCTCCATCGAGGGTCCTTCCGTTATTTTTTGCGTCCGCTCCCCTCACTCTGGCGGCCACTTGAACTTTTCAATCAAGTTCGGCGCTGACGCCCGTGACTATTCTATTATCGCAAAAAGCACACACCTCGATCCTGTGGACGCCAGGATTCAGAACGTTCTCGATGAGCTTTCCTCGTTTCACAAGGCTCAGCTCATCGGCGCCTCCTTCATTGACAAGACCAGTGAGAGGGCCATTCAAACATACCACCTGCTGGCTAGGTTCGCCATAGCCAACAGCGTTTTTATGATCTTCTCCACGATGTGTTACATTTTCTACTTCAGGCACTTTTTCAAGTCTAAAAAGTTAATATAG
- a CDS encoding uncharacterized protein (ubiquitin-activating enzyme, E1 family protein), which produces MYGHTLLFQITIIISVKINLIDSINLDYGKKGLILKDIFKYRRNPEKNGEIEKLKADEESHKNKFNSSTIEPGSKESQLEDKLSRVELVFGSSGLKLLNRSNVLVLGANELSSKIITHLIRSGVSSVTLWDCDKNLAKVKLEEIRILNPDSNIKSTHTDPEEYIKSGDYSTVIFANRPITEAIKYNNKFHRKCNFVYAFATGTYGLVINDFGKHEIRVKSDYSHQEHTCKLVYSGKESCLEVTGSDLHDYKRSDMVQVKYTQKHSKSKLKNKNKSELSDRSVVIDTYKIVNVDRTDKNTVRIWIETRRKRAPKNILSVKKVDEKIEVNFSKIEDLLSKLLETRKLKTLLRLICDRVLRNREIDKLVISPSCNNRLNNSSLSVLASFMALNKAKLYNLKEDLDSRNFYDLTKEVYSTADCETVSIFNELRDLRIPAITTLIDIWWISFVNLNAGALAAQEAMKGITKMFTPADMILVDRSDIFTLRNSESAEYKKKKAKKSIDDVNRKSFLLIGAGALGCEYLRLLAEMKVPRVAVVDNDIVETSNLSRQSLFTQNDIGSSKAKTAVNNLKLLHDTGQYVGYDMSFTEGVYGYFKSQLGGSGRRGSMVNGDKRSEQKSEMDNWVGISAVDNIEGRLALDGFCTQNRMPLVESGIYGMQYTIIRSNGDNRGSEVVVTPQPTSITVPYVTESFSSSVSGESFKGKNSCSVKGVPENIDDCIFYSIELFSWLFNGQNVMLRNFLRDPIRAVEMALERGSNYFYTLLGVVNDYLLIIKEPMSNRHAKHMLASENVEIRKWALRMYERYVGHETEHKKVLTETLSNLKLKSLKEFYPYSGNNVNKLDGRSFDCNKLKSLISQGFSMFEFTTNTDGTSNNHSKRLDRNSFFAELDRYISAVKKSTTGGRKDELSKMCVSSGSNVVSDESRAKLMLLEEGCEDSVNFIYRMSNVRANKFKIPESDRVSVVKRAKNIVPAVSTCVSTAASLSFLELYKLALFSRLDLHKNPSGSTVNIRIEKTKHECAPCNSDDVGGTEVVLNSRVTLRYLVERDEIGFYNKAKMIFKIYPHDYGKGESETRYFNNYFFNTATLKFVSNIANKPEVYTINNEKSILKSLSLSYWDYIYVDDHSKKVDRTISMYDDFDDNVNVTSTSNCTSNGSSNRIKSKIIGRVLRNKILSSVFLKENEFFKNMLDNEVKSDHNFIYLYELVDLIEYVFDVNVDAITFQSGYVIVNNMNRSKLLKDLLSERLMAKTPTPNLILHIIARDKGTNESIELPDIQYRF; this is translated from the exons atgtaCGGCCATACACTGTTGTTTCAAATAACCATAATAATATCggttaaaattaatttgatcGACTCGATTAACTTAGATTATGGAAAAAAAggattaattttaaaggatatattcaaatataGAAGGAATCCAGAAAAAAATGGAGAaatagaaaaattaaaggcAGATGAAGAATCccataaaaacaaatttaactCAAGTACTATAGAACCTGGAAGCAAGGAATCTCAGTTGGAAGATAAATTGTCGAGAGTTGAATTGGTTTTTGGGTCTTCAGGATTAAAACTGCTGAATCGGTCAAATGTGTTAGTGCTGGGAGCAAATGAACTATCATCGAAGATAATCACACACCTAATAAGATCTGGAGTGTCTTCTGTGACATTATGGGACTGCGATAAGAATCTGGCAAAGGTTAAATTGGAAGAAATAAGAATATTGAACCCAGACAGTAACATAAAGAGCACACACACGGACCCAGAGGAATACATAAAGAGCGGAGATTACTCAACAGTAATATTTGCAAATCGGCCAATAACAGAAgcaataaaatataataataaatttcaCAGAAAATGTAACTTTGTATACGCCTTTGCCACAGGAACCTACGGACTGGTAATAAACGATTTTGGAAAGCATGAAATAAGAGTAAAGTCGGATTACTCACACCAAGAACACACGTGTAAATTAGTATACTCGGGAAAAGAATCATGTTTGGAAGTAACAGGTTCGGATTTGCACGATTATAAAAGGAGTGACATGGTACAagtaaaatacacacagaAGCatagtaaaagtaaattaaaaaataaaaataaaagtgagTTGAGTGATCGCAGTGTTGTAATTGACACGTATAAAATAGTGAATGTTGACAGAActgataaaaatactgTAAGAATATGGATAGAAACGAGAAGGAAAAGGGCgccaaaaaatatattatcaGTAAAAAAAGTAGATGAAAAGATAGAAGTAAATTTTAGTAAAATTGAAGATTTATTGAGTAAATTGTTGGAAACGAGGAAGTTGAAGACACTACTAAGGTTGATATGTGATAGAGTGTTAAGGAACAGAGAGATTGACAAGCTGGTTATCAGCCCAAGCTGTAACAACAGATTAAACAATAGTAGTTTGTCAGTGTTGGCATCGTTTATGGCACTAAACAAAGCAAAATTATACAACTTGAAGGAAGACTTGGATTCTAGGAACTTTTATGATTTGACAAAGGAGGTGTATTCGACGGCAGACTGTGAAACAGTGAGCATTTTCAACGAGTTGAGGGACCTGAGGATACCAGCAATAACAACATTGATAG ATATTTGGTGGATATCATTTGTTAATTTGAATGCAGGAGCCCTGGCTGCACAAGAAGCTATGAAGGGGATTACAAAGATGTTTACACCCGCTGATATGATCCTCGTTGACAGAAGtgatatatttacattaagAAACAGTGAGTCAgcagaatataaaaaga AAAAAGCAAAAAAATCGATAGACGATGTAAATAGGAAATCGTTTTTGTTGATAGGAGCTGGAGCACTGGGTTGTGAGTACCTAAGGCTGTTAGCGGAGATGAAAGTACCGAGAGTAGCAGTGGTAGATAACGACATAGTGGAAACATCAAACCTCTCAAGACAGTCGCTATTCACGCAAAATGACATAGGAAGCTCAAAAGCAAAAACCGCAGTGAACAATTTAAAGTTGTTGCACGACACAGGACAATACGTAGGCTATGACATGTCGTTTACAGAGGGAGTATACggatattttaaatcgcAACTAGGAGGaagtggaagaagaggaagtatGGTAAACGGTGATAAGAGAAGCGAACAAAAGAGTGAAATGGATAATTGGGTAGGAATTTCTGCCGTTGATAACATAGAGGGGAGATTGGCACTAGATGGGTTTTGCACACAAAACAGAATGCCACTGGTGGAATCAGGAATATATGGGATGCAGT ATACGATTATTAGAAGCAATGGGGACAATAGGGGATCGGAAGTGGTGGTAACACCACAACC CACGTCGATCACAGTGCCGTACGTGACGGAGTCGTTTTCAAGTTCAGTGTCAGGAGAGAGCTTCAAGGGCAAGAATAGCTGTTCAGTAAAGGGAGTCCCAGAAAACATCGACGACTGCATTTTCTATTCAATCGAGCTGTTCTCATGGCTGTTTAATGGGCAGAATGTGATGTTGAGAAACTTTTTAAGAGACCCGATAAGGGCAGTGGAGATGGCACTAGAGAGGGGATCAAATTATTTCTACACACTGTTGGGAGTGGTGAACGACTACCTGTTGATAATCAAAGAGCCGATGAGTAACCGACACGCTAAGCATATGCTAGCGTCAGAAAACGTGGAAATAAGAAAGTGGGCACTGAGAATGTACGAAAGGTACGTCGGCCACGAAACGGAGCACAAGAAAGTGCTGACAGAAACGCTGAGTAACCTGAAACTGAAATCACTGAAGGAGTTCTATCCATACTCTGGAAACAACGTAAATAAGTTGGACGGTAGGTCGTTTGATTGCAACAAGCTGAAGTCACTAATCAGTCAAGGCTTTAGCATGTTTGAATTCACCACGAACACGGACGGTACCAGCAACAACCACAGTAAAAGGCTGGATAGGAATTCCTTCTTCGCTGAATTAGATAGGTACATCAGTGCTGTTAAGAAAAGTACTACCGGCGGACGTAAAGATGAACTTTCAAAAATGTGTGTTAGCTCCGGTAGCAATGTTGTGTCAGATGAGAGTAGAGCCAAGCTAATGCTGTTGGAGGAAGGTTGTGAGGACTCtgtcaattttatatatcgAATGTCAAATGTGAGAGCcaataagtttaaaataccaGAGTCGGATAGAGTTAGCGTGGTGAAAAGAGCGAAAAACATAGTACCGGCAGTGTCAACATGCGTGTCAACAGCAGCGTCGCTTTCATTTCTGGAACTGTACAAGCTGGCACTGTTTTCAAGACTGGATTTGCATAAAAACCCGTCCGGTAGTACCGTTAACATCAGAATTGAGAAAACAAAGCATGAATGTGCGCCCTGCAATAGCGACGACGTCGGTGGCACTGAAGTTGTGCTGAACAGTAGAGTAACACTGCGGTACTTGGTGGAAAGGGACGAAATAGGTTTCTACAACAAGGCGAAAATGATATTCAAGATATACCCGCACGATTACGGAAAAGGTGAGAGCGAAACCAGGTATTTTAACAACTACTTCTTTAACACGGCAACACTCAAGTTCGTGTcaaatatcgcaaataaGCCAGAAGTGTACACAATCAACAACGAAAagtcaattttaaaaagtttaTCACTATCATATTGGGATTACATCTACGTAGACGACCATAGCAAAAAGGTTGATAGAACCATTTCCATGTATGATGACTTTGACGATAACGTGAACGTCACCAGTACAAGTAACTGCACAAGTAACGGATCAAGTAACCGAATtaagagtaaaataataggtCGTGTATTGCGGAATAAGATCCTGTCAAGCGTGTTTCTGAAGGAAAATGAGTTTTTTAAGAACATGCTCGATAACGAGGTAAAGAGTGACcacaattttatatacttgTACGAGTTGGTCGATTTAATAGAGTACGTGTTCGACGTGAACGTGGACGCAATAACGTTCCAATCCGGCTACGTCATCGTGAACAATATGAACAGATCTAAGTTACTAAAGGATTTGCTGAGTGAGCGCCTGATGGCCAAAACACCAACTCCGA ATTTGATTTTGCACATTATCGCGAGGGACAAGGGGACAAACGAATCAATAGAGCTCCCAGACATTCAATATAGATTTTAA